In Leptospira bouyouniensis, the following proteins share a genomic window:
- a CDS encoding alginate export family protein → MFKIKQIYLFVNLVYLISFSTLSAEGIENTNPEKPVEPKPYVSPMKEKGLDPEFNRHMFVEPSLSKHSATATQFWLNDVLRFGLYLRPRQESRYNLDFNASDKGYIDRTLQTSSLYFLFDPSPYVQAKVTFQDARVWGGESPASSGDIRANFFNNTPDLYTRNQTNSVSLNQTSVREAFVLLNKLPLQSKLQVGRQIWSYGDQRMIGGGNWTVNGLSFDGARLMFNYETVKIHFFMARPYWTQSGPNGVASANDPKLNSSANGTDTTLLGTYNSFTIPDWVTLDLYSIGVVRKWKKNPTNTITGLPETSQDDPLATNRSKQNQNLVTAGFRLTNRTKGNFLPEGKAWDATWESAFQSGTSGRRIQDPYLKEFLPNEWDNLKTEREKYTGQMHVFQTGYTFFKKLRLGGQLLYASGDKNRSDASLSTFQTLANPRFGVIPYFNSVAGISENINAQNLLSKSVSLSYSSESYGEFQITYFQNDKAEKQDAWYAISGAPNSTSSIGEKNPYPVSSDKGSTENYSNNSYSSPYALGKRIYTEVDLTWHGQINDFVSLWLGVGYLQAGDAVKNYRNSKIQYNTTTQSFEWSQNYLQGRNQLAKEAYMAYAQINAAF, encoded by the coding sequence ATGTTCAAGATCAAACAAATCTATCTCTTTGTGAACCTGGTTTACCTGATTTCGTTTTCAACATTGTCAGCTGAGGGAATTGAAAATACGAATCCAGAGAAACCAGTAGAACCAAAACCGTATGTTTCTCCTATGAAAGAAAAGGGTCTGGATCCAGAATTCAATCGCCATATGTTTGTAGAACCTTCTCTCTCTAAACACTCAGCAACGGCAACTCAGTTTTGGTTGAATGATGTATTACGTTTTGGATTGTATCTTCGGCCAAGACAGGAATCTCGTTATAATTTAGATTTCAATGCATCTGACAAAGGTTATATTGATAGAACTCTACAAACTTCATCCTTATATTTTCTCTTTGATCCAAGTCCCTATGTCCAAGCAAAAGTTACATTTCAAGATGCAAGGGTTTGGGGAGGAGAATCACCTGCTTCTTCTGGAGATATTAGGGCAAATTTTTTCAATAATACACCAGATTTATATACAAGAAACCAAACCAACTCTGTCTCATTAAACCAAACGAGCGTTAGGGAAGCATTTGTATTATTAAACAAACTACCTCTCCAATCCAAACTGCAAGTAGGACGCCAAATTTGGTCCTATGGCGACCAAAGGATGATCGGTGGTGGAAATTGGACTGTTAATGGTCTGTCTTTTGACGGAGCTAGACTGATGTTCAATTATGAGACTGTCAAAATTCATTTTTTTATGGCTCGGCCATATTGGACACAAAGTGGACCAAATGGTGTCGCATCAGCAAATGACCCAAAACTCAATTCTTCCGCAAATGGAACAGACACAACTCTACTTGGAACTTACAATAGTTTTACGATCCCTGATTGGGTTACTCTTGATCTTTATAGCATAGGTGTTGTCAGAAAATGGAAAAAAAATCCAACGAACACCATCACAGGGCTTCCGGAAACATCACAAGATGATCCACTTGCCACAAACCGCAGTAAACAAAACCAAAATTTAGTGACTGCAGGTTTTCGACTCACAAATAGGACCAAAGGAAATTTTTTACCAGAAGGTAAAGCTTGGGATGCCACTTGGGAATCTGCGTTCCAATCAGGAACTTCGGGACGCAGGATCCAAGATCCTTATCTCAAAGAATTCCTTCCGAATGAATGGGATAATCTCAAAACGGAAAGAGAAAAATACACAGGTCAAATGCATGTTTTCCAAACTGGTTACACATTCTTCAAAAAACTTAGATTAGGTGGCCAACTGTTATATGCATCTGGCGATAAAAATCGTTCTGATGCATCTCTCTCCACTTTCCAAACTCTTGCCAATCCAAGATTTGGAGTGATCCCTTATTTTAATAGTGTTGCTGGTATTTCTGAAAATATCAACGCACAAAATTTATTATCGAAGTCTGTTAGTTTAAGTTATTCATCAGAATCCTACGGTGAATTCCAAATTACATATTTCCAAAATGATAAAGCAGAAAAACAAGATGCTTGGTATGCCATCAGCGGGGCACCAAATTCAACTTCATCGATTGGAGAAAAAAATCCTTACCCAGTTTCTTCAGACAAAGGTAGTACTGAAAATTATTCCAATAACTCGTATTCGTCGCCATACGCCTTGGGAAAAAGAATTTATACCGAAGTGGATTTGACATGGCATGGGCAAATCAATGATTTTGTTTCCTTATGGTTAGGAGTAGGTTACCTGCAAGCTGGTGATGCCGTCAAAAATTATCGGAACAGCAAAATCCAATACAATACCACCACTCAATCATTTGAATGGAGCCAAAACTATTTGCAAGGTCGAAACCAATTAGCGAAAGAAGCATATATGGCATACGCACAAATCAACGCTGCATTTTAG
- a CDS encoding sodium-dependent bicarbonate transport family permease — protein MDFHNALNNILNPPVLFFFLGMGVVFFKSDLRITEGVSKFLSLYLLFSIGFKGGHELFKSPFAEEHLLTLIACMFMACFVPVYSYFIFRFKLDHANSAALAGSFGSISAVTFVTAGAFLHSYGFEYQGFIVAGMALMESPAIVIAVIIDRLGKKKQNGNPKEKIQWKQLLHEAFFSSSVYILIGALIVGYLSGESGWNTTKPFTEDIFKGLLTFFLLDKGIDAAKQMRELKKVGFFLVGSTLIIMFINVIISIFLTKIIQMPIGDALMFVVLCASASYIAVPAAMKDSIPEANPSIYLTVALSIVFPINIIIGIPVYFYFLKSFIGNN, from the coding sequence ATGGATTTCCATAATGCACTGAACAACATTCTCAACCCACCCGTTTTATTTTTTTTCTTAGGAATGGGTGTCGTATTCTTTAAATCAGATTTACGAATCACTGAAGGTGTCTCAAAATTCCTTTCTTTGTATTTATTATTTTCTATTGGTTTTAAAGGAGGACATGAATTATTTAAATCACCATTTGCCGAAGAACACCTACTCACTCTCATCGCATGTATGTTTATGGCATGTTTTGTACCGGTGTATTCCTACTTTATCTTTCGATTTAAATTGGATCATGCGAACTCAGCAGCCCTCGCCGGCAGTTTTGGATCCATCAGTGCCGTGACATTTGTTACCGCTGGTGCATTTTTGCATAGTTATGGATTTGAATACCAAGGTTTCATTGTAGCAGGTATGGCACTTATGGAATCACCAGCGATTGTCATTGCAGTGATCATAGACCGTTTGGGTAAAAAGAAACAAAATGGAAATCCTAAAGAAAAAATTCAATGGAAACAATTATTACACGAAGCCTTTTTTAGTTCTTCCGTTTATATCTTAATTGGTGCCCTGATTGTTGGTTATTTATCTGGTGAGTCTGGATGGAACACAACAAAACCTTTCACTGAAGATATCTTCAAAGGTTTACTCACATTCTTTTTATTAGACAAAGGAATTGATGCAGCCAAACAAATGCGTGAGTTAAAAAAAGTCGGATTCTTTTTGGTGGGATCTACTCTTATCATCATGTTCATTAACGTAATCATCTCTATCTTTTTGACAAAAATCATCCAAATGCCTATTGGAGATGCGTTAATGTTTGTTGTACTTTGTGCATCTGCATCTTACATTGCGGTCCCTGCGGCAATGAAAGATTCCATCCCTGAAGCAAATCCAAGTATTTATCTAACAGTAGCTTTATCCATTGTATTCCCAATCAATATCATTATTGGAATTCCTGTTTATTTTTATTTTTTAAAGAGCTTTATCGGTAACAATTAA
- a CDS encoding helix-turn-helix domain-containing protein codes for MRTIHRVFLALALLLLPEGCLWKPEAFYGRNISMDVEFLAPLKGSVPSNCDHSSIQKLKQYHWIQNRSEDSLRSKWEPQGQWLHFTIKNQLDFPSDFSVLIQWINIPSAEMCSENQKGEIIDSYSGYVWENWLGVLSPFPHFNVSLEPGESRDFYIYIVANENLNFPIRTISNSSYRFVVLFRFLTLLFFLMVGFVSAGWAISEFIKSKEFVYLSILFHFLLFFLLVYSVHGKELASLFDNENNIIKHSYYLFLSINHFVFFLYLFNFVKFTNETLTYPKLFWASACSGFLYLFIPLMPRVYEYRIFLVLVIFGSAAFFLRNTHGILFSNKNDEERSYFFSWSLFLFLVFLKTLFHFDFYPYQPFFIYASVFYLPFLTVGSFLFLRNYEKRDKTKTRFRTITNKIDTQEFRIKLESLLESEKIYLNENCNEELIAQKLGVTYHQLSEIINVEYNFNFPTLLNLYRIKEAKRILLEKPELNVAEVGKMAGFGSRSAFYLEFKKQSGVNPNHFRKSTSHPKDKNK; via the coding sequence ATGCGCACGATCCACCGGGTTTTCCTAGCTTTGGCACTCCTTTTGCTTCCGGAAGGTTGTCTTTGGAAACCAGAGGCGTTTTACGGGCGAAATATCAGTATGGATGTGGAATTTTTGGCACCATTGAAAGGTTCTGTCCCGAGCAATTGTGACCATTCTTCGATTCAAAAACTAAAACAATACCACTGGATTCAAAACAGGAGTGAGGATTCACTCCGGAGTAAATGGGAACCGCAAGGCCAGTGGCTGCATTTTACAATCAAAAACCAATTGGACTTCCCTTCCGACTTTAGTGTCCTGATCCAGTGGATCAATATCCCATCAGCGGAGATGTGTTCTGAAAATCAAAAAGGAGAGATCATTGATTCTTACAGCGGTTATGTTTGGGAAAATTGGTTAGGTGTATTATCTCCATTTCCACATTTTAATGTTTCATTAGAACCAGGGGAATCTAGAGACTTTTACATTTATATTGTTGCAAACGAAAATTTAAACTTTCCCATTCGGACGATTTCGAATTCAAGTTATCGATTTGTTGTTTTATTCCGATTTTTGACATTACTGTTTTTTTTAATGGTTGGATTTGTATCTGCAGGTTGGGCCATTTCTGAATTTATTAAATCAAAAGAATTCGTTTATTTATCAATACTCTTCCATTTCCTTTTGTTTTTTCTGTTAGTATATTCCGTTCATGGGAAGGAGCTGGCTTCTCTTTTTGATAACGAAAACAATATTATTAAACACTCTTACTATTTATTTCTATCAATTAATCATTTTGTATTCTTTTTATATCTATTTAATTTTGTAAAATTTACAAATGAAACACTAACTTATCCAAAATTATTTTGGGCTTCTGCATGTTCTGGATTTTTATACCTATTCATCCCACTTATGCCAAGAGTTTACGAATATCGAATTTTTTTGGTATTAGTGATCTTTGGATCAGCTGCGTTTTTTTTACGGAATACACATGGAATACTATTCTCAAATAAAAATGATGAAGAAAGAAGTTATTTTTTTAGTTGGTCTTTGTTTTTGTTTTTGGTTTTTTTAAAGACATTATTCCATTTTGATTTTTATCCTTACCAACCTTTTTTCATATATGCTTCTGTATTCTATCTTCCGTTTTTAACTGTAGGTAGCTTTTTGTTTTTGCGAAATTACGAAAAAAGAGACAAAACAAAAACTAGATTTCGAACGATTACAAATAAAATTGATACACAAGAATTCAGAATTAAATTAGAATCATTATTGGAATCAGAAAAAATTTACTTAAATGAAAATTGTAATGAGGAATTGATTGCGCAAAAACTTGGCGTAACCTATCACCAGTTAAGTGAAATTATAAACGTAGAATACAATTTTAATTTTCCGACTCTTTTAAACTTGTACAGAATCAAAGAAGCAAAACGTATCTTACTTGAAAAACCTGAATTAAACGTGGCAGAAGTAGGAAAAATGGCGGGATTTGGCTCGAGGTCCGCATTTTATTTAGAATTCAAAAAACAATCTGGAGTGAATCCAAATCATTTCAGAAAATCAACGTCTCATCCTAAAGATAAAAACAAATAA
- a CDS encoding SulP family inorganic anion transporter, with the protein MNNEKPKDWLPGLKENWRSDILSGFIVFLIALPLCLGISLASGAPPMAGIFSGIVGGLIVSLLSGSHLTINGPAAGLIAVVLNSIFVLGGGDAKLGFELTLAAIVIAGAIQILLGLVKAGNLTVYFPISVVHGMMAAIGIIIISKQFYVALGITPNAKSILGLLLEIPGSIVNVNPEVAIIGISAIVIIALLTKIKQPLLKKLPAPLVAVIVGIVLGFVFDLADEHSYTLLNHTYKIGPEKLVNLPNHVYEGLTFPNFSRWKDGIFWVMVITIALIASIESLLTATAVDNTDPYRRKSNMDRELVAKGVGNFFLGWIGGLPIIAEVVRSSANMENGAKTRWSNFFHGMFLLLFIILLPGLIHRIPLASLAGILIMVGLRLASPHVFQETYKKGWDQIVIFLVTVIITIVEDLLVGVFCGIITAILIQMYFGVKFRYIFVADIKKESNNKIHTLYVKHALLFSNMISLKLLFRKISPGERIDVKFDENVKMIGFSAIEFLQSFKRDYEERGGQVNLIGFEDLKPISAYYGATRIQK; encoded by the coding sequence ATGAACAATGAAAAACCAAAAGATTGGTTACCTGGTTTAAAAGAAAACTGGCGGTCGGACATTTTGTCCGGATTTATTGTCTTTCTCATTGCATTGCCACTTTGTCTAGGAATTTCCTTGGCATCTGGTGCTCCACCGATGGCAGGAATTTTTTCTGGGATTGTTGGCGGACTTATTGTCTCCCTTTTGAGTGGATCTCATTTGACGATTAATGGTCCGGCTGCTGGGTTAATTGCAGTTGTTTTGAATTCAATATTTGTTTTAGGTGGAGGCGATGCAAAGTTAGGTTTTGAACTCACACTTGCAGCAATCGTTATTGCAGGAGCCATTCAAATTTTATTGGGTTTAGTGAAGGCAGGGAATCTTACCGTTTATTTTCCAATTTCCGTGGTTCATGGAATGATGGCGGCAATTGGTATCATTATCATATCCAAACAGTTTTATGTAGCGCTAGGAATCACTCCAAATGCAAAATCGATATTGGGATTATTACTTGAGATTCCTGGAAGTATCGTGAATGTAAATCCAGAAGTTGCTATCATTGGAATTTCTGCAATTGTTATCATTGCTTTACTTACTAAAATAAAACAACCTTTATTAAAAAAATTACCTGCACCATTAGTTGCGGTGATTGTCGGTATAGTTTTGGGTTTTGTTTTTGATTTAGCAGATGAACATTCTTATACTTTATTGAATCATACTTACAAAATAGGTCCTGAGAAATTGGTGAATTTACCAAACCATGTTTATGAAGGACTTACGTTCCCTAATTTTTCTAGATGGAAAGATGGAATTTTTTGGGTGATGGTGATCACAATTGCCCTGATTGCTAGTATTGAATCTTTACTCACTGCAACTGCCGTAGATAATACGGATCCATATAGAAGGAAGTCAAATATGGATCGGGAACTTGTCGCTAAAGGAGTTGGAAATTTTTTCCTTGGATGGATTGGTGGTTTGCCAATCATCGCAGAAGTTGTAAGGTCATCAGCTAACATGGAGAATGGTGCAAAAACTCGATGGTCCAATTTTTTTCATGGAATGTTTTTGTTATTGTTTATCATTTTATTGCCTGGTCTCATCCACAGAATTCCATTGGCATCACTTGCAGGTATTTTGATTATGGTTGGCCTACGTTTAGCATCCCCGCATGTCTTCCAGGAAACGTATAAAAAAGGATGGGATCAGATTGTTATTTTTTTAGTAACTGTGATTATCACCATTGTCGAAGATTTGTTGGTTGGTGTGTTTTGTGGGATCATCACTGCAATCTTAATCCAAATGTATTTTGGTGTAAAGTTTCGTTATATTTTTGTAGCTGATATCAAAAAAGAATCTAATAACAAAATTCACACATTGTATGTTAAACATGCGCTTCTTTTTTCAAATATGATTTCATTGAAGTTATTATTTCGCAAAATTTCACCAGGTGAAAGAATCGATGTAAAATTTGATGAAAATGTGAAGATGATTGGTTTTTCAGCAATTGAGTTTCTGCAAAGTTTTAAACGTGATTATGAAGAACGTGGTGGGCAGGTTAATTTGATTGGGTTTGAAGATTTAAAACCGATCTCTGCATATTATGGTGCCACACGGATTCAAAAGTAA
- a CDS encoding TPM domain-containing protein, giving the protein MFPIFLISKDVPKLNARVTDETWTLHSDFIAALEKQLKDHEKKTSNQIAVYIIPSLEGENLEEFSIRVAETWKLGQKGKDNGVLLLVAIEDRKIRIEVGYGLEGALTDIMCRYIIENEIKPYFKKGEYDVGIQNGVKIIMKTIEGEYQMPEPKDYSHLGPLSFLGELSPASEEMPIVLRIFLSFFILFVLGIFTYFAANAPYIGWFVYFFLFPFWSLFPTAIHGANVGATVFLTYAIGIGIYKLYHLLTPHGRKRMRNSSFKTTSGSGRSGGWSSSGSSGGFRGGGGSFGGGGSSGSW; this is encoded by the coding sequence TTGTTTCCTATCTTCCTAATTTCCAAAGACGTTCCCAAATTAAATGCTAGAGTTACAGATGAAACATGGACTCTCCATTCCGATTTTATCGCTGCTTTAGAAAAACAACTTAAAGACCACGAAAAGAAAACTTCCAATCAAATTGCTGTATATATCATACCATCTTTAGAAGGGGAAAATCTTGAAGAGTTTTCCATAAGGGTAGCCGAAACTTGGAAATTGGGCCAAAAAGGTAAAGACAATGGAGTATTGTTGCTTGTTGCGATAGAAGATAGAAAAATTAGAATCGAAGTTGGTTATGGATTAGAAGGTGCTTTAACGGATATTATGTGCCGGTATATCATCGAAAATGAAATAAAACCATATTTTAAAAAAGGAGAATATGACGTAGGGATTCAAAACGGAGTCAAAATCATAATGAAAACCATTGAAGGTGAGTATCAAATGCCCGAACCAAAAGATTATTCACATTTAGGTCCACTTTCTTTTTTAGGAGAACTTTCCCCTGCTAGTGAAGAGATGCCAATCGTATTGCGAATCTTTTTATCTTTTTTTATTCTATTTGTATTGGGTATCTTTACCTATTTTGCAGCAAACGCACCTTATATTGGTTGGTTTGTGTATTTCTTTTTGTTTCCTTTTTGGAGTTTATTTCCTACTGCCATTCATGGAGCCAATGTTGGCGCAACAGTCTTTTTGACATATGCAATAGGAATAGGTATTTATAAACTCTATCATCTTTTAACACCTCACGGTAGGAAAAGAATGCGTAATAGTAGTTTTAAAACCACGTCTGGAAGTGGTCGTAGCGGTGGTTGGTCTAGTAGTGGAAGTTCAGGTGGATTTCGCGGGGGTGGAGGGAGTTTTGGTGGAGGTGGAAGTTCGGGGAGTTGGTGA
- a CDS encoding TolC family protein, protein MKYRNIFSLIGFVLSLVLTAETTKPIQLKDLWQKVIQYNPEYLSLKADYEKAFYENEKSYAGYLPTVNVLASARQSSSNFSGSGTVNDPLISGGASGNNSQNQQSNTGESRPTAVNRYSVGLSTNQNLFSGFRDKSGIEKTEALLQAAKQTLNDSRLKICFELKSAYSQALYAKELHQLSLKIKDRRSKNRDLVKLRNEVGQEHKGSYLLSESFVKQSEYEVSFAERLFQTNWRDHN, encoded by the coding sequence GTGAAATATAGAAATATTTTTTCGTTAATAGGATTTGTATTGAGTCTTGTGCTCACAGCTGAGACAACAAAACCGATACAACTGAAAGATTTATGGCAAAAAGTAATTCAGTATAATCCTGAATACTTATCTCTAAAAGCTGACTACGAAAAAGCATTCTACGAAAATGAAAAAAGTTATGCAGGTTATTTGCCAACTGTCAATGTCCTTGCATCAGCACGCCAATCATCATCCAATTTTAGCGGTTCCGGTACGGTGAATGATCCATTGATTAGTGGTGGAGCAAGTGGTAACAATTCTCAAAACCAACAATCGAATACAGGAGAGTCTCGGCCCACAGCAGTAAATCGATATTCAGTTGGACTTAGCACAAATCAAAATTTATTTTCAGGATTTCGAGACAAAAGTGGAATTGAAAAAACAGAAGCTTTATTGCAGGCAGCAAAACAAACTTTAAATGATTCTAGATTAAAAATTTGTTTTGAATTAAAATCTGCATATTCTCAAGCATTATATGCCAAAGAACTCCATCAGCTTTCGCTTAAAATCAAAGACCGAAGAAGTAAAAATCGTGACTTGGTCAAACTACGAAATGAAGTAGGACAAGAACACAAAGGTAGTTATTTGTTAAGTGAATCTTTTGTTAAACAATCTGAATATGAAGTTTCATTTGCAGAAAGACTTTTCCAAACCAATTGGAGAGATCACAACTGA
- a CDS encoding ABC transporter permease translates to MQKDFSKPIGEITTEETNQTMSTLLIALATVSLLVGGIGIMNIMLVSVKEKTKEIGLCKALGARESDFRIQFLIESTLTSLTSGIVGLLFGILAELFFQENFGWTIVLSFPSIGFAFLFSISIGILFGWWPSEYAAKLSPIVALRSE, encoded by the coding sequence TTGCAGAAAGACTTTTCCAAACCAATTGGAGAGATCACAACTGAAGAAACAAATCAAACCATGTCTACTTTACTTATTGCACTTGCGACTGTTTCACTTCTTGTGGGCGGAATTGGAATCATGAATATAATGTTAGTGTCTGTAAAAGAAAAAACAAAGGAAATCGGTTTATGCAAAGCTTTGGGTGCAAGAGAATCTGATTTCAGAATCCAATTTTTAATCGAATCTACTCTTACAAGTCTTACGAGTGGAATTGTAGGTTTGCTATTTGGAATTTTGGCTGAGTTATTTTTTCAAGAAAACTTTGGATGGACTATTGTTTTATCCTTTCCTTCGATTGGATTTGCATTTTTATTCTCCATATCGATTGGAATTCTTTTTGGATGGTGGCCTTCAGAATATGCCGCTAAATTAAGTCCTATTGTAGCCCTACGATCAGAATGA
- a CDS encoding TetR/AcrR family transcriptional regulator yields the protein MNTKINPRKVPQQKRSKERYQKIVDTAIELLGEVGYDDLTTDLIAEKSGISVGSIYQFFPNKESIIYSHAEASYLIMHDLFFEKVTKELKKTKKFTPEFVDFTLIAFEQTLSEVKGYRLINSILYTNEALLDLDIQSNERFARSLAEKVILAMFPKVNKKRAFYISLMIVESVDSVTRIVDRSQKNSVKKQVLAELRTLLLVYFSSFQ from the coding sequence ATGAACACTAAAATCAATCCTAGAAAAGTTCCACAACAGAAGCGGTCCAAAGAAAGATATCAAAAAATTGTTGATACCGCAATTGAGTTGTTAGGTGAAGTAGGTTATGATGATCTAACAACAGATTTAATTGCAGAAAAAAGTGGGATCTCTGTAGGTTCTATTTACCAATTTTTCCCAAATAAAGAATCCATCATTTATTCACATGCCGAAGCAAGTTATTTGATTATGCATGACCTCTTTTTTGAAAAGGTGACGAAAGAATTAAAAAAAACAAAAAAATTCACACCTGAATTTGTTGATTTTACATTAATTGCATTTGAACAAACGTTAAGCGAAGTCAAAGGTTATCGATTAATCAATTCAATTTTGTACACAAACGAAGCTTTATTGGATTTAGACATTCAAAGTAATGAACGATTTGCAAGGTCATTGGCTGAAAAAGTAATTTTGGCAATGTTTCCGAAAGTGAACAAAAAACGTGCTTTTTACATTTCACTTATGATCGTTGAATCAGTCGATTCCGTAACCAGAATCGTCGATCGGTCTCAAAAAAACTCAGTGAAAAAACAGGTTTTGGCAGAATTACGCACATTACTTCTGGTATATTTTTCCAGTTTTCAATGA
- a CDS encoding right-handed parallel beta-helix repeat-containing protein, whose amino-acid sequence MEKTKKIFLGIFLAMFLTFGLNFCNSEDPANSAFVHVTMMDNAFHPPVIRTFKGGKIRFVNEGNNPHNAISINKDWSTETTYGNLAMFRGAHTDVFFPEEGVFPYFCSFHASPDGKIGMTGVAVIGDASYNPQANTSKSKISKKWTGVTRKVPSQYKTIQNAVDAASPGDLVLVAKGIYKEEVTVTTPSITIRGEDRNLTIIDGEFLRGNGIMVVGADGVAVENITTRNATLNGVYWTGVKGYRGSYITAYNNGDYGVYAFDSVDGLIENSYASGSPDSGFYIGQCNPCNAIIHDVVSENNALGYSGTNSSGNIYLLSSIWRKNQLGIGPNTLDRELLPPQKQMVVKKNIVYDNNNTNAPSKKLEYPSIGNGIALLGALENIVEDNLVFNHNNYGILVTMNIDENIWISNNNIVRNNQVYHSGRGDIALSGPVNVGNCFEGNSYGVSSPPMLESLQSCSGIRYPHLGDMSSSIGLLALFVQANLKEFVLGSYKNQPIPGSQTNMPAEAQTKIVPAHDVFESYKGLIDSAELPKIDQKDFEAQTNKMYTSGWRVHFPGTLKTWYFHIMGYLLPFAIFAAWTGLAMLDRFSLKGAKVDKYFWMILLLPFIGSLVYLFSKESKVSPVVRNTVVFGGILLFFTILAYAGYAMTAVTEPSIT is encoded by the coding sequence ATGGAAAAAACCAAAAAGATATTTTTAGGGATCTTTCTGGCAATGTTCTTAACCTTTGGTTTGAATTTTTGCAACTCAGAAGACCCGGCTAACTCGGCATTTGTGCATGTCACAATGATGGACAATGCCTTTCATCCACCAGTGATCCGTACCTTCAAAGGTGGGAAAATTCGTTTTGTGAATGAGGGAAATAACCCACACAATGCAATTTCCATAAACAAGGACTGGTCAACGGAAACCACTTATGGCAACTTAGCGATGTTTCGTGGTGCTCATACTGATGTGTTTTTTCCAGAAGAAGGAGTGTTTCCATATTTTTGTTCCTTTCATGCGTCGCCAGATGGTAAAATAGGGATGACCGGTGTTGCTGTGATAGGCGATGCATCTTACAACCCACAGGCGAATACATCAAAATCCAAAATTTCCAAAAAGTGGACTGGTGTGACAAGAAAGGTTCCTTCACAATATAAAACGATACAAAATGCAGTTGATGCAGCTTCTCCAGGTGATCTTGTTTTAGTCGCAAAAGGGATTTATAAAGAAGAAGTTACTGTTACAACTCCTTCTATTACCATTCGGGGAGAAGATCGTAATTTGACTATCATCGATGGAGAATTCCTACGTGGGAATGGCATAATGGTTGTTGGTGCTGATGGTGTTGCCGTCGAAAATATCACCACACGTAATGCAACTCTCAATGGAGTTTATTGGACAGGTGTAAAAGGTTATCGTGGATCTTACATAACGGCATATAACAATGGTGACTATGGTGTTTATGCATTTGATTCCGTTGATGGATTGATTGAAAACTCGTATGCATCTGGATCACCTGACTCAGGTTTTTATATTGGTCAATGTAATCCATGTAATGCAATTATTCATGATGTAGTCTCTGAAAATAATGCTCTGGGATATTCAGGTACGAATTCTAGCGGGAATATCTACTTGTTATCATCAATTTGGAGAAAAAATCAATTAGGCATTGGTCCAAATACTTTAGACCGTGAATTGTTACCACCGCAGAAGCAGATGGTTGTGAAAAAAAATATTGTTTATGATAACAATAACACAAACGCTCCTTCTAAAAAATTGGAATACCCTTCGATTGGAAATGGTATCGCTTTACTTGGTGCATTGGAAAATATTGTCGAAGATAATTTAGTTTTTAATCACAACAATTATGGAATCCTTGTGACGATGAATATTGATGAAAACATTTGGATTTCGAATAATAACATTGTGAGAAATAATCAAGTGTATCATTCCGGACGAGGTGACATTGCTCTAAGTGGACCAGTCAATGTTGGAAATTGTTTTGAAGGGAATTCTTATGGAGTTTCAAGCCCACCAATGTTGGAATCCTTACAATCTTGTTCTGGAATTCGATACCCACATCTAGGGGATATGTCATCTAGCATTGGTCTACTTGCGCTTTTTGTACAGGCAAACTTAAAAGAATTTGTTTTAGGTTCCTACAAAAATCAACCAATCCCAGGTTCACAAACAAATATGCCGGCCGAAGCACAGACAAAAATTGTGCCTGCACATGATGTGTTTGAATCTTACAAAGGACTTATTGATTCTGCTGAATTGCCAAAAATCGATCAAAAAGATTTTGAAGCACAGACTAACAAGATGTATACGTCTGGTTGGAGAGTTCATTTTCCAGGGACACTAAAAACATGGTATTTCCACATCATGGGATACCTTCTACCATTTGCAATTTTTGCAGCATGGACAGGTCTTGCTATGTTGGATCGATTCTCGTTGAAAGGTGCCAAGGTGGACAAATATTTTTGGATGATTTTACTTTTACCGTTTATCGGTTCATTAGTATATCTATTTTCAAAGGAATCAAAAGTTTCCCCAGTAGTCAGGAATACTGTCGTGTTTGGTGGAATTTTATTATTTTTTACAATACTAGCATATGCTGGTTATGCGATGACTGCGGTGACTGAACCGTCAATTACTTAA